A part of Ictalurus furcatus strain D&B chromosome 8, Billie_1.0, whole genome shotgun sequence genomic DNA contains:
- the LOC128611041 gene encoding transmembrane O-methyltransferase homolog, with the protein MVSLFLLSLPLLPVVITLCRSPLRALYHRVCERVLKVLRGKVCVRRTHAYIFCECTHGQAESVLASFDLYIKTHASFSIGPEKGVFLDEVVRREAPLRVLELGMHCGYTSVRILRLLPTSGKLLTVEVDPLTAEKGEEILLVAGFKNSQFQVLPCSSAEAISRLASHLGEDLLDLVVMDHDPEQYLPDLLALQRENLLSKRSVLILNRVVEAGARVVLEYLTTRPHDYTVRQRFKDMLEIRCGNSESF; encoded by the exons ATGGTGTCACTGTTCCTGCTGTCCCTACCTCTGCTCCCTGTGGTCATCACACTTTGTCGCTCACCACTGCGGGCTCTTTATCatcgtgtgtgtgagagagtgctgAAGGTCCTGCGTGGGAAAGTATGTGTCAGACGCACACATGCCTACATCTTCTGTGAGTGTACTCACGGCCAGGCTGAAAGCGTGCTGGCCTCGTTCGACCTTTACATCAAAACGCACGCTTCTTTCAGCATCGGGCCAGAAAAAG GTGTGTTCCTGGACGAGGTGGTACGACGCGAGGCTCCACTCAGGGTGCTGGAGTTGGGCATGCACTGTGGCTACACCTCCGTCCGAATACTGCGCCTGCTTCCCACCTCCGGCAAACTGCTCACGGTGGAGGTGGACCCGCTTACTGCCGAGAAAGGCGAGGAGATCCTACTTGTTGCAGGTTTCAAAAACTCACAG TTCCAGGTGCTACCCTGCTCCTCAGCTGAAGCCATCTCCAGGTTAGCATCTCACCTCGGTGAGGACCTTTTGGACCTAGTGGTGATGGATCACGACCCTGAGCAGTATCTCCCAGACCTTCTGGCCCTTCAGAGAGAGAATCTGCTCTCTAAGCGCAG TGTCCTCATATTAAACAGAGTTGTGGAAGCCGGAGCTCGGGTCGTGCTGGAGTACCTCACCACCAGGCCACATGACTACACCGTGCGCCAGCGGTTTAAAGACATGCTGGAGATCCGCTGCGGGAATTCTGAGTCGTTTTAA